In Labilibaculum sp. DW002, one DNA window encodes the following:
- the rplM gene encoding 50S ribosomal protein L13, giving the protein MDTLSYKTVSANKATVSKEWVVIDAENEVLGRLASKVALLLRGKLKPNYTPHVDCGDNVIIINAEKIRLTGKKMTDKQYVRYTGYPGGQRFANPEIVLAKHPERVVEMAVKGMLPKNRLGSQLYRNLNVYVGPEHKHEAQQPKKLDLNTIK; this is encoded by the coding sequence GTGGATACATTAAGTTACAAAACAGTTTCTGCCAATAAAGCAACCGTTTCTAAAGAGTGGGTTGTTATTGATGCAGAAAACGAAGTGTTGGGACGTCTTGCTTCTAAGGTAGCATTGTTACTAAGAGGTAAGTTGAAGCCAAACTACACTCCTCATGTTGATTGTGGAGATAACGTGATTATTATCAATGCTGAGAAAATCCGTTTGACAGGTAAGAAAATGACTGATAAGCAGTATGTTCGTTACACTGGATACCCAGGGGGACAGCGTTTTGCAAATCCGGAGATTGTTCTTGCTAAACACCCAGAGAGAGTGGTTGAGATGGCTGTTAAAGGTATGCTTCCTAAGAATCGTTTAGGTAGTCAACTTTACAGAAACCTTAACGTTTATGTAGGTCCTGAGCACAAGCACGAAGCTCAGCAGCCTAAGAAATTAGATTTAAACACTATTAAATAA
- a CDS encoding DNA-3-methyladenine glycosylase has product MIVLKQRLKRSFFQRDVRLAADQLIGKLIVRKFENGEMESFRITEIEMYVGEEDLACHAAKGRTKRTEVMYLKGGLVYVYLIYGMYWMFNIVCGPEENPQAILVRAVENIDGPGKLGRKLRLDKSFYGEDLEQSDRIWIEHDGRRYNYTKHGRINIDYAGDTWKNKAYRYRIKD; this is encoded by the coding sequence ATGATTGTTTTGAAGCAGCGTTTAAAAAGATCATTTTTCCAGCGAGATGTTAGGCTAGCTGCCGACCAGCTAATAGGGAAACTTATTGTAAGAAAATTTGAAAATGGAGAGATGGAGTCTTTTCGAATCACCGAAATTGAAATGTATGTCGGTGAAGAGGATTTGGCTTGTCATGCTGCTAAAGGAAGAACCAAACGAACCGAAGTAATGTATCTAAAAGGTGGTTTGGTGTATGTATACCTTATATATGGAATGTATTGGATGTTTAATATTGTTTGTGGACCAGAAGAAAATCCTCAGGCCATATTGGTTCGGGCAGTTGAAAATATTGATGGGCCGGGTAAGTTAGGACGAAAGTTAAGACTGGATAAAAGTTTTTATGGCGAAGACCTGGAGCAATCAGACAGAATATGGATTGAACATGATGGTAGACGATACAATTATACCAAACACGGCAGAATAAATATTGATTACGCTGGCGATACATGGAAAAATAAAGCTTACCGATATAGAATCAAGGATTAG
- the tsf gene encoding translation elongation factor Ts: MSIKAADVAKLRKAMGAGMMDCKNALVEAEGDFDKAVEIIRKKGMAIANKRADREATEGVVLAKVSENGKLGAMISLNCETDFVAKNDSFVAFAGKILDVAIANNPADLEALKAMDLEGRKIEEHVTEQTGVIGEKIDLSYFGKIEAEAAVAYIHAGNKLATLIGFNKEVDIQMGRDVAMQAAAMAPIAVDKDGVAEDVIAKELEIGKEKARLEGKPEAMLDKIAQGRLGKFFKETTLLNQDFVKDNKMSVKQYLASADKDLTATSMMRFTLNA, from the coding sequence ATGTCTATAAAAGCAGCAGATGTAGCCAAATTGCGTAAAGCAATGGGCGCAGGAATGATGGATTGTAAAAATGCTCTTGTTGAAGCCGAAGGTGACTTTGACAAAGCTGTTGAGATAATCCGTAAAAAAGGAATGGCTATTGCTAACAAACGTGCTGACAGAGAAGCTACTGAAGGTGTTGTTTTAGCAAAAGTTTCTGAAAACGGAAAACTAGGTGCAATGATTAGCCTAAATTGTGAAACAGACTTCGTTGCTAAGAACGATAGTTTTGTTGCATTTGCAGGTAAAATCCTTGACGTAGCTATCGCAAACAATCCAGCTGATCTTGAAGCTTTGAAAGCTATGGATCTAGAAGGAAGAAAAATTGAAGAGCACGTTACTGAACAAACTGGTGTAATCGGTGAAAAAATCGATTTAAGTTATTTCGGTAAAATTGAAGCAGAAGCTGCAGTTGCATATATCCACGCTGGAAACAAATTAGCTACGCTAATTGGTTTCAACAAAGAGGTTGATATACAAATGGGTCGTGATGTTGCTATGCAAGCAGCAGCTATGGCTCCTATTGCTGTCGATAAAGATGGTGTTGCAGAAGATGTTATTGCAAAAGAATTGGAGATTGGTAAAGAGAAAGCTCGCCTTGAAGGTAAGCCAGAAGCTATGCTTGACAAAATTGCTCAAGGTCGCTTAGGTAAATTCTTCAAAGAGACTACTTTATTGAACCAAGATTTTGTAAAAGATAACAAAATGAGCGTTAAGCAATATTTAGCAAGTGCTGATAAAGACTTAACAGCAACTTCAATGATGCGTTTCACTTTGAATGCTTAA
- the pyrH gene encoding UMP kinase, translating into MVKYKRVLLKLSGESLMGEQQYGIDSQRLNDYAEQIKEIVAQGVQVGIVIGGGNIFRGLSGASKGFDRVKGDSMGMLATVINSLALNSALEAIGCKSRVLTAIRMEPIGEFYSKQKAVDYLSDGYVAIFSAGTGNPYFTTDTGSSLRGIEIEADVMLKGTRVDGVYTADPEKDPTAKKYDKISFDEIYHKDLRVMDLTATTMCKENNLPIVVFDMDTKGNLKQVIEGKNIGTLVHN; encoded by the coding sequence ATGGTTAAATATAAACGTGTCTTACTAAAACTTAGCGGAGAGTCGCTAATGGGAGAGCAACAATACGGTATCGATTCTCAAAGATTAAATGACTATGCAGAGCAGATTAAAGAAATTGTAGCCCAAGGGGTTCAAGTTGGTATTGTGATTGGCGGAGGAAATATTTTCCGTGGACTAAGTGGTGCTTCTAAAGGTTTTGATCGTGTTAAGGGGGACTCAATGGGAATGCTTGCTACTGTAATAAATAGTTTAGCACTAAACTCAGCACTTGAAGCTATTGGTTGTAAGTCCAGAGTACTTACTGCAATACGTATGGAGCCAATAGGAGAGTTCTATTCAAAGCAAAAGGCGGTTGACTATCTATCTGACGGATATGTGGCAATCTTCTCTGCAGGGACAGGAAATCCATATTTTACAACGGATACAGGTTCGTCTTTACGTGGTATTGAAATTGAGGCTGATGTGATGTTGAAGGGGACACGTGTTGACGGCGTGTATACAGCTGATCCTGAAAAAGATCCTACTGCGAAAAAGTATGATAAAATCAGTTTCGATGAAATTTATCACAAAGACTTGCGTGTTATGGATTTAACGGCCACGACTATGTGTAAAGAGAATAATTTACCAATCGTCGTTTTTGATATGGATACCAAAGGTAACTTGAAACAAGTAATTGAAGGTAAAAACATTGGAACATTAGTACACAACTAA
- a CDS encoding M56 family metallopeptidase: MVVEFLEFLIKSGSILAISVLVYVLVLSNDVFFKLNRLWLIGSLILPWIVPLLAMPLWMKKMLFANEGGIVPIHTFVLGNEMNPVPVSMMNHFSFSFEFFCILLYGLISLVLLIRLAYGYASIMSLKKKVECKSYKGFSLAILPDSKMGAFSFFRTIFIPEELKKREDSTLILEHEKAHCAGWHSIDLMLIECLLIFQWWNPFAWWARKLIAQNHEFCVDNAVIKQIEQPKDYQYLLVNLLSNQKQNQLVNNFNKSLTKKRIIMMNKSDKNRIIDRLKGLLVLPILAFSLLAFTNPNKAVDVKLEKKSEKTISNSLDLQKFIARSVKYPLVARNNNVEADIIARTTVDKNGNVKGVKIVQQRGENIVKIDEVVIVAKKDSKNTQNNVQEGRKSLEKETKRILKSLPRITDKNWMGKELEFKLKFKLQ, from the coding sequence ATGGTAGTAGAATTTCTAGAGTTTCTGATAAAAAGTGGAAGTATTTTAGCGATTTCAGTGCTTGTATATGTACTTGTATTATCAAACGATGTTTTTTTTAAATTAAATAGGCTGTGGCTGATTGGTAGCCTTATTTTACCATGGATAGTGCCATTACTTGCCATGCCTTTGTGGATGAAAAAGATGTTATTCGCTAATGAAGGTGGAATTGTCCCCATACATACGTTTGTTTTGGGAAATGAAATGAATCCTGTACCAGTTTCGATGATGAATCATTTTTCTTTTTCATTTGAGTTTTTTTGTATTTTGCTGTATGGTCTAATAAGCCTTGTATTATTAATTCGGCTTGCATATGGCTATGCATCTATTATGAGTCTAAAAAAGAAAGTAGAATGTAAATCCTACAAAGGTTTTTCATTGGCTATTTTACCAGATTCGAAAATGGGAGCCTTCTCTTTTTTCAGAACGATCTTTATTCCTGAGGAGTTGAAAAAAAGGGAAGACAGTACGCTTATTTTAGAGCACGAAAAAGCTCATTGCGCCGGATGGCACTCTATTGATTTGATGTTAATAGAATGCTTATTAATTTTCCAATGGTGGAATCCTTTTGCTTGGTGGGCGCGAAAATTAATTGCCCAAAATCATGAATTTTGTGTTGACAACGCGGTGATAAAGCAAATTGAACAACCAAAGGATTATCAATATTTATTAGTCAATTTGTTATCTAACCAAAAACAAAATCAGTTAGTTAATAATTTTAATAAAAGTCTTACTAAAAAACGGATTATTATGATGAATAAATCAGATAAAAATAGAATAATTGATCGATTAAAGGGATTGCTTGTATTGCCAATATTGGCGTTTAGCCTGTTGGCTTTTACAAATCCTAATAAAGCGGTAGATGTAAAGTTGGAAAAGAAGTCTGAGAAGACAATATCTAACTCTTTGGATTTACAAAAGTTTATTGCCAGATCGGTTAAGTATCCTTTGGTAGCTCGTAACAACAATGTAGAAGCAGATATAATTGCTAGGACTACAGTTGACAAAAATGGGAATGTAAAAGGTGTAAAAATTGTGCAGCAAAGAGGAGAAAATATAGTGAAAATTGATGAGGTAGTAATTGTTGCCAAAAAAGATTCTAAGAATACTCAGAATAATGTCCAGGAAGGTCGCAAGAGTCTCGAAAAAGAGACCAAACGCATTCTTAAATCTTTACCACGTATTACTGATAAAAATTGGATGGGGAAGGAGCTTGAGTTTAAGCTTAAATTTAAACTGCAATAG
- the rpsB gene encoding 30S ribosomal protein S2 — translation MSNTTFEELLEAGCHFGHLTRKWNPKMAPYIFMERNGIHIIDLHKTAVKVDDAAAALKQIAKSGRKILFVATKKQAKGIVSEKVNNVNMPYVTERWPGGMLTNFPTIRKAVKKMSTIDKMDADGTLNHLSKRERLQVSRQRAKLEKNLGSIADLTRLPAALFVVDVMKEYIAVKEANRLGIPVFAMVDTNSSPEGVEFVIPANDDASNSISIILDKVTGAIQEGLSERKNEKEKEAADKKSAKAKKAKKEEAPKAAAPKAAAVEAKPEAVEAKAEAAPAAPATEEVKKDKE, via the coding sequence ATGTCTAATACTACATTTGAAGAATTATTAGAAGCAGGTTGTCACTTTGGTCACTTGACCAGAAAATGGAATCCAAAAATGGCTCCGTATATTTTTATGGAACGTAACGGTATTCACATTATCGACTTGCACAAAACCGCCGTTAAAGTAGACGATGCTGCTGCAGCATTGAAACAAATTGCAAAATCAGGAAGAAAGATTTTATTCGTTGCTACTAAGAAACAAGCTAAAGGTATTGTTTCTGAAAAAGTAAACAACGTTAACATGCCATATGTAACTGAGCGTTGGCCAGGTGGAATGTTAACAAACTTCCCTACTATCAGAAAGGCAGTGAAAAAGATGTCAACTATTGACAAAATGGACGCTGATGGTACTTTGAACCACCTTTCAAAAAGAGAAAGACTACAAGTATCTCGTCAGAGAGCTAAGTTAGAGAAAAACTTAGGTAGCATTGCTGATCTGACCAGATTGCCAGCAGCTTTGTTTGTAGTTGACGTAATGAAAGAATATATCGCTGTTAAAGAAGCTAACCGTTTGGGAATTCCTGTATTTGCTATGGTAGATACAAATTCAAGCCCGGAAGGTGTGGAATTTGTTATTCCAGCTAATGACGATGCTTCTAATTCAATCTCTATTATTTTAGACAAAGTTACCGGAGCAATTCAGGAAGGTTTATCTGAAAGAAAGAACGAGAAAGAAAAAGAAGCAGCTGATAAGAAATCAGCTAAGGCTAAAAAAGCTAAAAAGGAAGAAGCTCCTAAAGCAGCAGCACCAAAAGCAGCAGCAGTAGAAGCTAAGCCTGAAGCAGTTGAGGCTAAGGCTGAAGCAGCTCCAGCAGCACCAGCTACTGAAGAAGTAAAAAAAGATAAGGAGTAA
- a CDS encoding BlaI/MecI/CopY family transcriptional regulator codes for MITKRLTKREEDVMKILWEAGKGFVKDLMTQHPEPKPHYNTFSTIIRGLEEKGYVAHNSYGNTHEYYPVITKEVYRKLFIKNVVYDYFGSSYKNVVSFFLNEEKLDVDDLKELIDLIEKKNDKK; via the coding sequence ATGATAACAAAACGATTAACAAAACGAGAAGAAGATGTAATGAAAATATTGTGGGAAGCGGGAAAAGGGTTTGTTAAAGATTTAATGACACAACATCCTGAACCTAAACCTCATTACAATACTTTTAGTACAATTATTCGAGGCTTAGAAGAGAAAGGGTATGTGGCACACAATTCATATGGCAATACTCATGAATATTATCCTGTGATCACTAAAGAAGTATACCGAAAACTATTTATAAAAAATGTTGTTTATGATTATTTTGGTTCTTCATATAAAAATGTGGTCTCTTTTTTCTTAAACGAAGAGAAATTAGATGTTGATGACCTTAAGGAACTTATTGATTTGATCGAAAAGAAAAATGATAAAAAGTAA
- the rpsI gene encoding 30S ribosomal protein S9 — protein MEVINAIGRRKAAVARVYVSEGKGQITINKKELKEYFTTGTLQYVVLQPLNLLEVADKYDIKVNLDGGGVTGQAEALRLAISRALVKIDAESKSALRVAGFMTRDPREVERKKPGQPKARKKFQFSKR, from the coding sequence ATGGAAGTTATTAATGCTATTGGACGTAGAAAAGCAGCAGTTGCTCGTGTATACGTTAGCGAAGGTAAAGGTCAGATTACCATCAATAAAAAAGAGCTTAAAGAGTACTTTACTACCGGGACTCTTCAGTATGTTGTACTACAGCCATTAAACCTTCTTGAGGTTGCTGATAAGTATGATATCAAGGTTAACCTTGATGGAGGTGGAGTTACAGGTCAAGCAGAAGCACTTCGTTTGGCTATCTCTAGAGCTCTAGTTAAAATCGATGCTGAATCTAAATCAGCTTTAAGAGTAGCTGGATTCATGACACGTGATCCTCGTGAGGTTGAGCGTAAGAAACCAGGTCAACCAAAAGCTCGTAAGAAATTTCAATTTAGCAAGCGTTAA
- a CDS encoding sensor histidine kinase — MNILKVRIRILLTQLLHLCFILILLLIFEGKSSYAQKNNSYLFEHISELDGLGNNNVLFVKQDSKGFIWVGTEGGLNKYDGHRFKHYRHDPKDSLSISDNYVTSLCELSHNKYLVGTMNGLNIFNPEKGTFKPYNLEPTGFDNYNWVTCIVPSKNGGAWIGSRSGLYRYQDNYNTISWLTHENRKEYIFQTDDLELLHYKNENTLGKQLNDDAISSVLEDKKGNVWIATDFGGVANGALHKMEPGPYFDYPEISKKLKFDEEKNENSIGKFPASLFEDKNGNIWLGTWMFGLYRINPETYEITRFHEKTKNAESQMCNNIFTMVEDSHKNMWIATYNKGLYRLDASELNSDSPSFMNFKVNHSRLNSITSNHLRNLYFDEAGVLWISTLGSGINKMTEESTFSFLKADESNEKSLPNDDITGLYLEDDNFIWLGFHEGSFSKYNIKTEKVNNYKLMDEDSEIRCLIRLNKDEILLGIYEGGLHLFNERSKIIKNVIKDYSAADSLQKKSFECFKRLNDSIILCGMSSMTGLIEFNTNTKKFIQIGNHKFVNDIVLDSNENIWVFSSWEDINVLDRSYKIIKSIPRIKNYNIFHSGAMDIKGNTWLASKFGLRIIDSTSVMKSFDYDESLSHGEINGVIKGTNNCMWVFGISGIAKVDPNKRTVLRLDGTRGLVFKKAVKSPKGEIYFATNGGLVSFHPDSLASKTVVPKVAITRFDIFNKEINVGDTLYGRQILSTDISYADHIELTHKSNVLSFEFSCLDYSATHKNQYEYVLEGIDKEWVHQDGNRNFASYAGLPHGEYTFRVRAANSIGVWNEKGVSLTIEILPPWWATLWFKLFIFIILIVIIWMIVYYKQMNLKRANLRLEKTVAIKTEELLSTNEQLRDLLQSKDRFFSILAHDLRNPFGTIEQLLTILYDDYKDYSEEERKGLLGDLKQLSSNTYIILENLLIWGRRENDQLNESKIKNMNLKEQVGLVINQFKKHPKKIKLLVGEIPNVTVLADYSLLDFILRNLIQNAIKFSAANGKIEIFTKTDEDKVWVMIKDHGVGMNKSQIESLLVDNMIESQSGTMGEKGTGLGIFNCRDFITKMNGEFNVLSEEGKGSTFMFSLPLAK; from the coding sequence ATGAATATCCTTAAAGTTCGGATTCGAATTTTATTAACACAATTATTACACTTGTGTTTTATTCTAATTTTACTTTTGATTTTCGAAGGTAAAAGTTCTTATGCCCAAAAAAATAATTCATACTTATTCGAGCACATTTCAGAATTAGACGGTCTTGGAAATAACAATGTATTATTTGTAAAACAAGACAGTAAAGGGTTTATTTGGGTTGGTACAGAAGGCGGTTTAAACAAATACGATGGACATAGGTTCAAACACTATAGACATGACCCTAAAGATAGTTTAAGTATTAGTGATAATTATGTCACCTCCTTATGTGAGCTTTCCCATAATAAGTATTTGGTTGGTACAATGAATGGATTAAATATTTTTAATCCAGAAAAGGGCACTTTTAAACCTTACAATTTAGAACCAACAGGATTTGACAATTACAATTGGGTAACCTGTATCGTGCCTTCAAAAAATGGTGGTGCTTGGATTGGATCAAGAAGTGGTTTGTATCGCTATCAGGATAACTACAATACAATTTCATGGTTAACTCATGAAAATAGAAAAGAATATATTTTCCAAACTGATGATTTGGAGTTACTTCACTACAAAAATGAAAATACCTTAGGTAAGCAATTAAATGACGATGCTATTTCTTCTGTTCTAGAGGACAAAAAGGGAAATGTTTGGATTGCCACAGATTTTGGTGGTGTTGCGAATGGTGCTCTGCATAAAATGGAACCGGGTCCATACTTTGATTATCCAGAAATCTCAAAAAAACTAAAATTTGATGAGGAAAAGAATGAGAACTCAATTGGAAAATTTCCTGCTTCATTATTTGAAGATAAGAATGGGAATATTTGGTTGGGAACATGGATGTTTGGCTTATACCGTATAAATCCAGAAACCTATGAAATAACTCGATTTCATGAAAAAACGAAGAATGCAGAGAGTCAAATGTGTAATAATATTTTTACGATGGTGGAGGATTCACATAAAAACATGTGGATTGCTACCTACAATAAAGGTTTGTATAGGTTAGATGCAAGCGAATTAAACTCTGATTCGCCATCCTTTATGAATTTCAAAGTGAATCATTCTAGATTAAATAGTATTACGAGTAATCATTTAAGAAATCTATATTTCGATGAGGCTGGTGTTTTGTGGATATCAACTTTAGGAAGTGGCATTAACAAAATGACAGAGGAAAGTACTTTTTCTTTCTTAAAAGCAGATGAAAGCAACGAAAAATCACTTCCTAATGATGATATAACTGGTCTGTATCTAGAAGATGACAATTTCATTTGGTTGGGGTTTCACGAAGGATCATTTTCAAAATACAACATCAAAACAGAAAAAGTTAACAATTACAAGTTGATGGATGAAGATAGTGAGATTCGCTGTTTAATCCGATTAAATAAGGACGAAATTCTTTTGGGTATTTACGAAGGAGGATTACACTTGTTTAATGAACGAAGTAAAATAATAAAGAATGTTATAAAGGATTATTCTGCTGCTGATTCGCTTCAAAAGAAGTCTTTTGAGTGTTTCAAAAGACTAAATGATAGCATCATTTTGTGCGGGATGTCGAGTATGACGGGATTAATAGAATTCAATACCAATACGAAGAAATTTATCCAAATAGGGAATCATAAATTTGTAAATGATATTGTTCTGGATTCAAACGAGAATATTTGGGTATTTAGTTCTTGGGAGGATATTAATGTGCTTGATCGATCTTATAAAATAATTAAATCAATACCAAGAATTAAGAATTACAATATTTTTCATTCAGGTGCCATGGATATAAAAGGGAACACATGGCTTGCGTCCAAATTCGGACTTAGAATTATCGATTCAACATCTGTAATGAAATCCTTTGACTATGATGAAAGTTTGAGTCATGGAGAAATTAACGGTGTAATTAAAGGAACAAATAATTGCATGTGGGTATTTGGAATTAGTGGAATAGCCAAAGTAGATCCAAATAAAAGAACTGTTCTTAGATTAGATGGAACTAGAGGATTGGTTTTTAAAAAAGCCGTAAAATCACCAAAAGGGGAAATTTATTTCGCTACCAATGGAGGTTTGGTTTCCTTTCATCCAGATAGTCTTGCTTCGAAAACAGTAGTGCCTAAAGTTGCTATTACGCGATTTGATATTTTTAACAAAGAAATTAATGTTGGTGATACCCTTTACGGAAGACAAATTCTAAGTACAGATATTTCTTATGCCGATCATATTGAACTCACCCACAAATCGAATGTATTGTCTTTTGAATTTTCGTGTTTGGATTACTCAGCAACACATAAAAATCAATATGAATATGTATTAGAAGGCATCGATAAGGAATGGGTGCATCAGGATGGAAACAGAAATTTTGCAAGTTATGCAGGCTTACCACATGGGGAGTATACGTTTAGAGTGCGGGCAGCAAATAGTATTGGTGTTTGGAATGAAAAAGGAGTCAGTTTAACGATAGAAATTTTGCCTCCTTGGTGGGCAACATTGTGGTTTAAGCTCTTCATTTTTATTATTCTGATTGTTATTATTTGGATGATTGTATACTACAAACAGATGAATCTAAAACGAGCTAATCTTCGTTTGGAAAAAACGGTTGCAATAAAAACAGAAGAATTGCTTTCAACGAATGAACAATTAAGAGATTTACTTCAATCTAAGGATCGATTTTTCTCCATTCTTGCTCATGATTTAAGAAACCCTTTTGGCACGATTGAACAGCTTTTAACAATCTTGTATGATGATTATAAGGATTACAGTGAAGAAGAACGAAAAGGGCTTTTAGGAGATTTAAAACAGCTTTCTAGCAATACCTACATTATTCTTGAGAATTTATTGATTTGGGGACGCAGGGAAAATGATCAGCTAAATGAATCTAAAATCAAAAACATGAATTTGAAGGAGCAAGTTGGATTGGTAATAAATCAATTTAAAAAGCATCCTAAGAAAATCAAATTATTGGTTGGTGAGATCCCTAATGTTACTGTTCTGGCTGATTATTCGTTGCTTGATTTCATTCTTCGAAATTTAATTCAGAATGCGATAAAATTTAGTGCTGCTAATGGGAAAATTGAAATTTTTACCAAGACTGATGAGGATAAAGTATGGGTGATGATTAAAGATCATGGTGTTGGCATGAATAAGAGTCAAATTGAATCGTTACTCGTGGATAATATGATTGAATCTCAGAGTGGAACCATGGGAGAAAAGGGAACAGGCTTAGGTATTTTTAATTGTCGTGATTTTATTACTAAAATGAATGGTGAGTTTAATGTGTTAAGTGAAGAAGGAAAGGGCAGTACATTTATGTTTTCATTACCATTGGCAAAATAA
- a CDS encoding BtpA/SgcQ family protein, translating into MKSSQLFQLEKSIIGMVHVQALPGTPKNKYSLAEICDIAVAEAKTYEEVGLDAVMIENMHDVPYLKGSVGPEITAAMAVVAKAIRDAVQLPLGIQILAGANKEALAVAKAANFQFIRAEGFVFGHVADEGYIDACAGELMRYRKTIGAEDIAVFTDIKKKHSSHAITSDVDIDETAHAAEFFLSDGVIITGSSTGKAVYLHELKCLKDKIQIPVLIGSGITADNIQEYWEYASAFIVGSHFKEEGYWENKISEMRLQNFMKTVKRLANA; encoded by the coding sequence ATGAAAAGTAGTCAGTTATTTCAATTGGAAAAATCCATAATTGGAATGGTGCACGTGCAAGCCTTACCGGGTACACCTAAAAATAAATATTCTCTTGCCGAAATTTGTGATATTGCAGTAGCTGAAGCAAAAACATACGAAGAGGTTGGCTTAGATGCTGTCATGATTGAGAACATGCACGATGTTCCTTACCTGAAAGGTTCTGTTGGCCCAGAAATAACAGCTGCAATGGCTGTTGTAGCAAAAGCAATACGTGATGCGGTGCAATTACCATTAGGAATACAAATTCTGGCTGGGGCTAATAAAGAAGCGCTGGCTGTCGCAAAAGCTGCAAATTTTCAATTTATTAGAGCCGAAGGATTTGTATTTGGTCATGTTGCCGACGAAGGCTACATTGATGCTTGCGCAGGGGAATTAATGCGTTATCGGAAAACAATTGGTGCCGAAGATATTGCCGTTTTCACGGATATAAAAAAGAAACACAGTTCGCATGCAATTACTTCGGATGTAGATATTGATGAAACAGCACATGCGGCAGAATTTTTCTTGAGCGATGGAGTGATTATTACAGGATCTTCGACAGGAAAAGCGGTTTATTTACACGAATTAAAATGCCTGAAAGATAAAATTCAGATTCCAGTCTTAATTGGATCAGGTATAACTGCAGATAATATTCAAGAATATTGGGAATATGCTTCTGCTTTTATTGTTGGTTCCCACTTTAAGGAAGAAGGGTATTGGGAGAATAAAATTTCGGAAATGCGACTTCAAAATTTCATGAAAACTGTGAAACGATTGGCGAACGCATAA
- the frr gene encoding ribosome recycling factor, translating into MNEEVQMYLEDAKEKMDAAIVHLDAELVKVRAGKANVNMIAGVSVDYYGSMVPLTQVANVSVPDPRTLAVQPWERAMIVPIEKAIMNSNLGLNPDNNGEIIRINIPALTEERRSDLAKQAKAECENAKVSVRNARRDTIVELKKLIKEGLSEDAEKDAEAEVQSMTDNFGRKIDQLLVEKEKDIMTI; encoded by the coding sequence ATGAATGAAGAAGTTCAAATGTATCTAGAGGATGCAAAGGAAAAGATGGATGCAGCAATCGTGCATCTTGATGCAGAATTAGTGAAAGTTCGTGCAGGAAAAGCGAACGTAAATATGATCGCAGGCGTGTCTGTTGATTATTATGGAAGTATGGTTCCATTGACACAAGTTGCCAATGTGAGTGTTCCAGATCCTAGAACACTAGCAGTTCAGCCATGGGAAAGAGCTATGATCGTTCCTATCGAAAAGGCTATTATGAACTCTAATTTGGGTTTGAACCCAGATAATAATGGTGAGATTATTCGTATTAATATTCCAGCTCTAACTGAAGAACGTCGTAGCGATTTAGCAAAACAAGCTAAGGCGGAGTGTGAGAATGCTAAGGTAAGTGTTCGAAATGCACGTCGTGATACAATCGTTGAGCTTAAGAAATTAATTAAGGAAGGTTTATCTGAAGATGCTGAGAAAGATGCTGAAGCAGAAGTTCAATCTATGACTGATAATTTTGGTAGAAAAATTGATCAACTACTTGTTGAAAAAGAGAAAGATATTATGACAATATAA